A single window of Hymenobacter sp. APR13 DNA harbors:
- a CDS encoding endonuclease domain-containing protein, whose amino-acid sequence MNSLLPPIVSPASVSTESFLSQMARDLTARYSPEELSDLVVVVPTRRAVVYLKNELAMATDAGEALWSPRVAAMEDYMVELAGVQVEEPITLQLLLYDILRDIDPKLDFDRFVSWAGLLLEDFSSLDQNLAPADKVFEYLSQAKALERWDLGEAPKPESMTAGYFRFWDDLSKVYYRLRQRMLAQHVAYPGLAYRRAAERVAEQLAAGQALPRHVFLGLGFLSKAEERLILQLLKAGLAEVRFDGDAFYMDADTPNRAGQHLRRYLKNWELPLDDFGGPAELLRGLPRHVRFVGVANASMQGKVAGQLLAGARLAHPTGTVAVVLPDETLLLPVLHGLPPDAVPDYNVTMGLSFQSTPLFNLVDLLFEVHLTGIREGSSETGYGVPRYHHLAVTKLLGHPFLRRYQQWLDKQPNPEYHGLLDHICRAIVKRNAVLLPATELLELGKEHALIEALFKAWDTCDDIIAACYTLIDLLKQVYQEQHSAIEAEYLYLFYTLVKRLDSVFDCREQRLSVRSFRRFLYEQMTRTRLPFSGEPIADVQVMGLLETRALDFDHIILLSCNENVLPAPKRHTSLFPYDVLTEFRLPTYADQEAATAYHFWRLLQRARRVDLVHVLPGAEGTRTGERSRFLLQLQNDLLPQSPQMVLEDVVVVAVVTGANEGPHPPAPSPVERGSQTTATQPALGAFSPISAREGAIADHVLTANAATWRKTATFSKEMRKHPTPAEESLWQAVRNQKLGEKFRRQHVINSFIVDFICIAKMLIVEVDGDVHAEAEQAEYDAGRTHELNGLGYRILRFSNEEVLNNLTTVLEQIQEMLQSLPSRVQPENIPSPSHAVVDSQPKFPDQTAYVSGSSGSPLSTGRGGPGG is encoded by the coding sequence ATGAATTCGCTCCTGCCGCCTATCGTTTCGCCTGCTTCCGTTTCCACCGAGTCGTTTCTGAGTCAGATGGCCCGCGACCTGACCGCGCGCTACTCACCGGAGGAGCTGTCGGATCTGGTGGTGGTGGTCCCTACGCGGCGGGCCGTGGTGTACCTCAAAAACGAGCTGGCCATGGCCACCGACGCCGGCGAGGCCCTCTGGAGCCCGCGCGTGGCGGCCATGGAAGACTACATGGTGGAGCTGGCCGGCGTGCAGGTGGAAGAACCCATCACGCTGCAGCTGCTGCTCTACGACATCCTGCGCGACATCGACCCCAAGCTGGACTTCGACCGGTTTGTGAGCTGGGCCGGGCTGCTGCTCGAAGACTTCTCCAGCCTCGACCAGAACCTGGCCCCCGCCGATAAAGTGTTCGAGTACCTGTCGCAGGCCAAGGCGCTGGAGCGCTGGGATTTGGGCGAGGCCCCCAAGCCGGAGTCGATGACAGCCGGCTACTTCCGCTTCTGGGACGATTTGAGCAAGGTGTACTACCGTTTGCGCCAGCGCATGCTGGCCCAGCACGTGGCCTACCCCGGCCTGGCGTATCGGCGCGCTGCCGAGCGGGTGGCCGAGCAGCTGGCCGCGGGCCAGGCCTTGCCGCGGCACGTGTTTCTGGGGCTGGGCTTCCTCTCCAAGGCCGAGGAGCGCCTGATTCTGCAGCTGCTGAAAGCCGGTCTGGCCGAGGTGCGCTTCGACGGCGACGCCTTCTACATGGACGCCGACACGCCCAACCGCGCCGGCCAGCACCTACGCCGCTACCTCAAAAACTGGGAGCTGCCGCTGGACGATTTCGGCGGGCCGGCCGAGCTGCTGCGCGGGCTGCCGCGCCACGTACGCTTTGTGGGCGTGGCCAACGCCAGCATGCAGGGTAAGGTGGCCGGCCAGCTGCTGGCCGGCGCCCGCTTGGCCCACCCCACCGGCACGGTAGCCGTGGTGCTGCCCGACGAAACCCTGCTGCTGCCCGTGCTGCACGGCCTGCCGCCCGACGCCGTGCCCGACTACAACGTGACCATGGGCCTCAGCTTCCAGAGCACGCCCCTGTTCAACCTCGTGGATCTGCTGTTTGAGGTGCACCTGACCGGCATCCGGGAGGGTTCCAGCGAAACCGGCTACGGCGTGCCGCGCTACCATCACCTGGCCGTGACCAAGCTGCTGGGCCACCCGTTTCTGCGCCGCTACCAGCAGTGGCTGGACAAGCAGCCCAACCCCGAGTACCACGGCCTGCTCGACCACATCTGCCGCGCCATTGTGAAGCGCAACGCCGTGCTGCTGCCCGCCACCGAGCTGCTGGAGCTGGGCAAGGAGCACGCCCTGATTGAGGCCCTGTTCAAAGCCTGGGACACCTGCGACGACATCATTGCGGCCTGCTACACCCTGATTGACCTGCTGAAACAGGTCTACCAGGAGCAGCATTCGGCCATCGAGGCGGAGTACCTGTACCTGTTCTACACGCTGGTGAAGCGCCTGGATTCGGTGTTCGATTGCCGGGAGCAGCGGCTGTCGGTGCGCTCATTCCGGCGCTTTCTCTACGAGCAGATGACCCGCACGCGCCTGCCGTTCTCGGGCGAGCCGATTGCCGATGTGCAGGTGATGGGTTTGCTGGAAACCCGCGCCCTCGACTTCGACCACATCATCCTGCTCAGCTGCAACGAAAACGTGCTGCCGGCCCCTAAGCGCCACACGTCGCTGTTTCCGTACGACGTACTGACCGAGTTCCGCCTGCCCACCTACGCCGACCAGGAAGCCGCCACCGCCTACCACTTTTGGCGCCTGCTGCAGCGCGCCCGCCGTGTAGACCTAGTGCACGTGCTGCCCGGCGCCGAAGGCACCCGCACCGGCGAGCGAAGCCGCTTCCTGCTCCAGCTCCAGAACGACTTGCTCCCCCAAAGCCCCCAGATGGTGCTGGAAGATGTGGTGGTGGTGGCGGTGGTGACCGGCGCCAACGAAGGGCCTCACCCCCCGGCCCCCTCTCCCGTGGAGAGGGGGAGCCAGACGACTGCAACGCAGCCTGCTTTGGGGGCTTTCTCGCCGATTTCAGCTCGCGAAGGAGCCATAGCAGATCATGTGCTTACTGCTAATGCTGCCACCTGGCGTAAAACTGCTACGTTTTCTAAGGAGATGCGCAAGCATCCGACTCCGGCAGAGGAGTCCCTGTGGCAGGCTGTTCGCAATCAGAAGCTAGGCGAGAAGTTTCGGCGACAGCACGTTATCAACTCCTTTATAGTTGACTTCATCTGTATTGCCAAAATGCTCATTGTTGAGGTGGATGGTGATGTTCATGCTGAAGCAGAACAAGCTGAATATGACGCGGGCCGCACGCATGAGCTGAACGGGCTGGGATACCGGATTCTGCGTTTCTCGAATGAGGAAGTGCTTAACAACCTGACTACAGTGCTTGAGCAGATCCAGGAAATGCTACAAAGTCTGCCATCACGCGTGCAGCCTGAAAATATCCCCAGCCCTTCACACGCAGTGGTTGATTCACAACCCAAATTCCCCGACCAAACCGCCTACGTCAGCGGGTCGTCTGGCTCCCCCCTCTCCACGGGGAGAGGGGGGCCGGGGGGGTGA
- a CDS encoding GldL-related protein, with protein sequence MKIKHFLALLFLGFCVDFVGALFKIQHWAGADLLLISGMALKALGVVGLLLKLLTHPKLREYLNW encoded by the coding sequence ATGAAAATCAAACACTTTCTCGCCTTACTCTTCCTCGGTTTCTGCGTCGATTTCGTGGGCGCGCTGTTCAAGATTCAGCATTGGGCCGGTGCCGACCTGCTGCTGATAAGCGGCATGGCCCTGAAAGCCTTGGGCGTGGTAGGCTTGCTGCTGAAGCTGCTTACGCACCCTAAGCTTCGGGAGTATCTGAACTGGTAG
- a CDS encoding TCR/Tet family MFS transporter produces MSAARKPALAFIFLTLLLDVIGFGIIIPVLPKLITHLTGGTLSEAAQYGGWLLFAFASMQFLFSPILGNLSDQYGRRPVLLFALFGFGLDYLFLAFAPSVAWLFVGRIIAGITGASFSTASAYIADISTPENRAQNFGMIGAAFGLGFIIGPVLGGKLAHFGHQAPFLAAAALSLINWLYGYFVLPESLAKENRRPFDWKRANPIGSLRQLRKYPVILGLVVAMVPIYIAAHATQSTWSYFTMYQFHWNEDQVGNSLGAVGLLTGLVQGVLIRYINPWLGNKRSVLIGLGLYTLGFALFAFAGQPWMMFAFLVPYCLGGIAMPALQSIMAGQVPPSEQGELQGALTSLVSLTSIVGPPLMTNLFSFFTGPKAPVHFPGAAFLTGSVLTLISLLLVIRSLRHYVAPITPAPVSEAAAGH; encoded by the coding sequence ATGTCTGCTGCCCGCAAGCCTGCTCTGGCCTTTATCTTCCTTACGCTGCTGCTCGATGTCATCGGGTTTGGCATCATCATTCCGGTGCTGCCCAAGCTGATTACGCACCTCACGGGCGGCACCTTGTCGGAGGCGGCGCAGTACGGTGGGTGGCTGCTGTTTGCGTTTGCCAGCATGCAGTTCCTGTTTTCGCCCATCCTCGGCAACCTCTCCGACCAGTACGGGCGGCGGCCGGTGCTGCTGTTTGCGCTGTTCGGCTTCGGCCTCGACTACCTGTTTCTGGCCTTTGCGCCGTCGGTGGCGTGGCTGTTTGTGGGGCGCATTATTGCGGGCATCACGGGGGCCAGCTTCTCCACTGCCTCGGCCTACATTGCCGATATCAGCACGCCCGAAAACCGGGCTCAGAACTTCGGCATGATCGGGGCCGCGTTTGGGCTGGGCTTCATTATCGGGCCGGTGTTGGGCGGCAAGCTGGCGCATTTCGGGCACCAGGCGCCATTTCTGGCGGCCGCGGCGCTGTCGCTCATCAACTGGCTGTATGGCTACTTCGTGCTGCCTGAGTCGCTGGCTAAGGAAAACCGCCGGCCCTTCGACTGGAAGCGGGCCAACCCCATCGGCTCGCTCCGGCAGCTACGCAAGTATCCCGTGATTCTGGGGCTGGTGGTGGCCATGGTGCCCATCTACATTGCCGCGCACGCCACCCAAAGCACCTGGTCGTACTTCACGATGTACCAGTTTCACTGGAACGAAGACCAAGTAGGCAACTCGCTGGGAGCCGTCGGGCTGCTTACGGGCTTGGTGCAGGGTGTGCTGATTCGCTACATCAACCCCTGGCTGGGCAACAAACGCTCGGTGCTTATCGGGCTGGGGCTGTACACGCTGGGCTTTGCGCTGTTTGCGTTTGCCGGGCAGCCCTGGATGATGTTCGCCTTCCTGGTGCCCTACTGCCTGGGCGGCATTGCCATGCCGGCGCTGCAGAGCATTATGGCCGGGCAGGTGCCGCCCTCCGAGCAGGGCGAGCTGCAGGGCGCCCTCACCAGCCTCGTCAGCCTCACCTCCATCGTGGGCCCGCCGCTGATGACCAACCTGTTTTCGTTTTTCACCGGCCCCAAGGCGCCCGTGCATTTCCCCGGCGCGGCCTTCCTGACGGGCTCGGTGCTCACGCTCATCAGTTTGCTGCTGGTGATTCGTTCTTTGCGCCACTACGTGGCCCCGATTACGCCTGCGCCGGTTTCGGAAGCTGCGGCCGGCCACTAG
- a CDS encoding 3'-5' exonuclease: MEILFTGNEAPARPYHAHDGTYGVEPLPGYLPEATLDYDESTLYLTLALVQQALRDGFRPRDVAVLSRTRRGSRLVAKFLKERGYDIISADSLSLEFAEVVNLLVAIYRVLNQPADTLARAEALLLLDKVVRRVPPTPARVRHLAKLANAESAADFFEEFRTLGYDLQEQETGNLGLYELTERLIGLFGLLGRNGESEYLFRFLDLTLEYSLRYGNNLNNFLAYWEQRKSNLSINAPAGRDAITITTVHKAKGLAYGVVIVPFADWSLEPHRGTLLWGRLSEDDKPVADMPAVAVVPLTKNLSRTALAGQFLQEREKTFLEGLNMLYVALTRPRHRLYILSKRPEAPKKTTDDTAPEGPAKNVAELLHSYLKQQQLWAEEQVSFVVSQGTAAKSDSKNDQPTTRNFYLTNLETAPWEERLRLRRHATTVFDFDRQEQLGEWNRKLHYGLRRLLLAEDVERVGRQLAAEGFISTRERPALEQRLQQVVKHPELARYFSADVSVETEREILVGGVKRRDYKPDRVVFETLPGATGRGEVRVTLLDFKVPPPSPTHRLPLQQYAQLFRQLGYREVVCVLYYFGSEEVVMF, from the coding sequence GTGGAAATCCTGTTCACGGGCAACGAGGCGCCGGCCCGGCCCTACCACGCGCACGACGGTACTTACGGCGTGGAGCCGCTGCCGGGCTACCTGCCGGAGGCCACCCTCGACTACGACGAAAGCACCCTCTACCTGACTCTGGCGCTGGTGCAGCAGGCTTTGCGCGACGGGTTCCGGCCGCGCGACGTGGCCGTGCTGAGCCGCACGCGGCGCGGTAGCCGGCTGGTGGCCAAGTTCCTGAAGGAGCGCGGCTACGACATTATTTCGGCCGATTCGCTGTCGTTGGAGTTTGCGGAGGTGGTGAACCTTCTGGTGGCCATCTACCGGGTGCTCAACCAGCCGGCCGACACGCTGGCGCGGGCCGAGGCGCTGCTGCTGCTCGACAAGGTGGTGCGGCGCGTGCCCCCTACCCCGGCCCGCGTGCGCCACTTGGCCAAGCTGGCCAATGCCGAATCGGCCGCCGACTTCTTTGAGGAATTCCGGACGCTGGGCTACGATCTGCAGGAGCAGGAAACCGGCAACCTGGGCCTGTATGAGCTGACCGAGCGCCTGATTGGGCTGTTTGGGCTGCTGGGCCGCAACGGGGAAAGCGAGTACCTGTTCCGGTTCCTTGACCTCACGCTGGAATACAGCCTACGCTACGGCAACAACCTCAACAACTTCTTGGCTTACTGGGAGCAGCGCAAAAGCAACCTCAGCATCAACGCCCCCGCCGGCCGCGACGCCATTACCATCACCACGGTACACAAGGCCAAGGGCCTGGCCTACGGAGTGGTGATTGTGCCCTTCGCCGACTGGAGCTTAGAGCCGCACCGGGGCACGCTGCTCTGGGGCCGCCTCAGCGAGGACGACAAGCCGGTGGCCGACATGCCGGCCGTGGCGGTGGTACCGCTCACCAAAAACCTGAGCCGCACGGCGCTGGCCGGGCAGTTTCTGCAGGAGCGCGAAAAGACCTTCCTCGAAGGCCTCAATATGCTATACGTGGCCCTCACCCGGCCCCGGCACCGGCTCTACATCCTCAGCAAACGCCCCGAGGCGCCCAAGAAAACCACCGACGACACCGCCCCGGAAGGACCCGCCAAAAACGTAGCCGAGCTGCTGCACAGCTACCTGAAACAGCAGCAGCTGTGGGCCGAAGAGCAGGTGTCGTTCGTGGTTTCGCAGGGCACGGCCGCCAAATCTGACTCGAAAAACGACCAGCCGACCACCCGCAACTTCTACCTCACCAACCTGGAAACCGCGCCCTGGGAAGAGCGGCTGCGTTTGCGGCGCCACGCCACCACCGTGTTCGATTTCGACCGGCAGGAACAGCTGGGAGAGTGGAACCGCAAGCTGCACTACGGCCTGCGCCGCCTGCTGCTGGCCGAGGACGTGGAGCGCGTAGGGCGGCAGCTGGCAGCCGAGGGCTTCATCAGTACCCGCGAGCGGCCGGCGCTGGAGCAGCGCCTGCAGCAGGTGGTGAAGCACCCCGAACTGGCCCGCTATTTCAGCGCCGACGTATCGGTGGAGACGGAGCGCGAAATTCTGGTGGGCGGCGTGAAGCGGCGCGACTACAAGCCCGACCGGGTGGTGTTTGAAACCCTCCCCGGCGCCACCGGCCGCGGCGAGGTGCGCGTGACGCTGCTCGATTTCAAGGTGCCGCCGCCCAGCCCCACCCACCGCCTGCCGCTGCAGCAGTACGCGCAGCTGTTCCGGCAGCTGGGCTACCGCGAGGTGGTGTGCGTGCTTTACTATTTCGGGTCGGAGGAAGTGGTGATGTTTTGA
- a CDS encoding UvrD-helicase domain-containing protein, protein MPATFRIYSSSAGSGKTYQLTKEYLKLALGSEDPAYFKQVLAITFTNDAAGEMKQRIIGALRKFAYPKAGETDALLAGVAEELAAEGLLPRRTETAEERQEEVRRRARETFRLVLYHYADFAVSTIDSFVQRIVTAFTRELELPATFEVELDTDAVLQTAVAALLDKVNRDPNSQLLARTLTEYALSRADEGKSWNNLPDELAGFGQFLFNETVHEAVAQLQTLTLQDFRRLHDTMRQRREAIENLFREVGTLATEALAEAGVTDADLYQGRSGIFGYATKWEERLLPDKEANSYVRTTLDQDKWYSGKVKTAADRQRVDAAKPVLQTAYDQFEKLRDVLLPQYLLLTAMQPYLFHASLLSELNKIVEQVSRERNVVLISEFNRRIAAIVLKEPVPFLYERLGERYAHLLIDEFQDTSVLQWNNLLPLVENSVGKDNLNLAVGDAKQAIYRWRGGEMEQILRLHQGDTAALAARATEPETRRLLQERYQGLQGRLEPKSLNVNYRSAAEIVDFNNEFFGHLRTQHPDFALVQDLFEPGFRQTVPGRTSPPSPLSRAPHPLAPSPKGEGELALDSSSKNSSGSPLSFSGEGAGG, encoded by the coding sequence ATGCCCGCCACCTTCCGCATCTACTCTTCTTCTGCCGGCTCCGGCAAAACGTACCAGCTGACCAAGGAGTACCTGAAGCTGGCGCTGGGCAGCGAGGACCCGGCGTATTTCAAGCAGGTGCTGGCCATTACGTTCACCAACGACGCGGCCGGCGAGATGAAGCAGCGCATCATTGGGGCGCTGCGCAAGTTTGCCTACCCTAAGGCGGGCGAAACTGACGCGCTACTGGCCGGAGTGGCCGAGGAGCTGGCCGCCGAAGGGCTGCTGCCGCGCCGCACTGAAACCGCCGAGGAGCGCCAGGAGGAAGTGCGCCGCCGGGCCCGCGAAACCTTCCGGCTGGTGCTCTACCACTACGCCGACTTTGCGGTGAGCACCATCGACTCGTTTGTGCAGCGCATCGTGACGGCCTTCACGCGGGAGCTGGAGCTGCCGGCCACGTTTGAGGTGGAGCTGGACACCGACGCCGTGCTACAAACCGCCGTGGCGGCCCTGCTCGACAAGGTGAACCGCGACCCGAACTCGCAGCTGCTGGCCCGTACCCTCACCGAATACGCCCTCAGCCGCGCCGACGAAGGCAAGAGTTGGAACAACCTGCCCGACGAGTTGGCCGGCTTCGGGCAGTTCCTGTTCAACGAAACCGTGCACGAGGCCGTGGCGCAGCTCCAGACGCTCACGCTCCAGGACTTCCGCCGCCTGCACGACACCATGCGCCAGCGCCGCGAAGCCATTGAGAACCTGTTCCGGGAAGTGGGCACGCTGGCCACCGAGGCGCTGGCCGAAGCCGGCGTGACGGACGCCGACCTCTACCAGGGCCGCAGCGGCATCTTCGGGTACGCCACCAAGTGGGAGGAGCGCCTGCTGCCCGACAAGGAAGCCAACTCCTACGTGCGCACCACCCTCGACCAGGACAAGTGGTACAGCGGCAAGGTGAAAACCGCCGCCGACCGCCAGCGCGTGGACGCCGCCAAGCCCGTGCTGCAAACCGCCTACGACCAGTTTGAGAAGCTGCGCGATGTGCTGCTGCCGCAGTATCTGCTGCTCACGGCCATGCAGCCCTACCTGTTTCATGCCTCGCTGCTGAGCGAGCTGAACAAGATAGTGGAGCAGGTGAGCCGCGAGCGAAACGTGGTGCTCATCAGCGAATTCAACCGCCGTATTGCAGCCATTGTGCTGAAGGAGCCGGTGCCGTTTCTGTACGAGCGGCTGGGCGAGCGGTACGCGCACCTGCTGATTGACGAGTTTCAGGATACGTCGGTTCTGCAGTGGAACAATCTGCTGCCGCTGGTGGAAAACTCGGTGGGCAAGGACAACCTGAACCTGGCCGTGGGCGACGCCAAGCAGGCCATCTACCGGTGGCGCGGCGGCGAGATGGAACAGATTCTGCGCCTGCACCAGGGCGACACCGCCGCCCTGGCCGCCCGCGCCACCGAACCCGAAACCCGGCGCCTGCTGCAGGAGCGCTACCAGGGCCTACAGGGCCGCCTGGAGCCGAAGTCGCTGAACGTGAACTACCGCTCGGCGGCGGAAATCGTGGACTTCAACAACGAGTTCTTCGGCCACCTGCGCACCCAGCACCCCGATTTCGCGCTGGTGCAGGACCTGTTTGAGCCGGGGTTTAGGCAGACGGTGCCGGGCCGGACCTCACCCCCTAGCCCCCTCTCCCGTGCGCCTCACCCCCTAGCCCCCTCTCCAAAGGGAGAGGGGGAACTAGCTTTAGATTCTAGTTCTAAAAATTCATCAGGCTCCCCCCTCTCCTTTTCCGGAGAGGGGGCCGGGGGGTGA
- a CDS encoding acyl-CoA thioesterase: protein MSTPAFRFSYLLTVQPEDIDELDHANNVQYVRWVQDTAAAHWHTAYPPTDGHSFIWVVREHRIRYHHPALLGEQLRCTTWIGEVRGAQSQRFVRIERAEDGKLLCEAETQWVQLDPHTKRPVRVTPEMIERLWGAV from the coding sequence ATGTCTACGCCCGCTTTCCGCTTTTCGTACCTGCTCACCGTCCAGCCCGAAGACATCGACGAGCTGGACCACGCCAACAACGTGCAGTACGTGCGCTGGGTGCAGGACACGGCCGCCGCGCACTGGCACACCGCCTACCCACCCACCGACGGCCACTCCTTTATCTGGGTGGTGCGGGAGCACCGCATCCGCTACCACCACCCGGCCCTGCTGGGCGAGCAGCTGCGCTGCACCACCTGGATTGGCGAGGTGCGCGGCGCCCAGAGCCAGCGCTTCGTGCGCATCGAGCGGGCCGAGGATGGCAAACTACTCTGCGAAGCCGAGACGCAGTGGGTGCAGCTGGACCCGCACACCAAGCGCCCGGTGCGCGTGACGCCGGAAATGATTGAGCGGCTGTGGGGGGCGGTGTGA
- a CDS encoding cold-shock protein, translated as MQTGTVKFFNETKGFGFIKVDGTGEDIFVHVTECIDEIRDNDKVQFEIAQGRKGLNAVKVKLA; from the coding sequence ATGCAGACAGGAACTGTAAAATTCTTCAACGAAACCAAAGGTTTCGGCTTCATCAAAGTTGACGGCACCGGCGAAGACATCTTCGTTCACGTTACGGAGTGCATCGACGAGATTCGCGACAACGACAAAGTTCAATTCGAAATTGCTCAGGGCCGCAAAGGTCTGAATGCTGTAAAAGTGAAGCTGGCTTAG
- a CDS encoding DEAD/DEAH box helicase encodes MENETVKTKFSELTLSEEMQRAITEVGYEEASPIQAAGIPVLLQGRDVIGQAQTGTGKTAAFSIPAIERIDTDSREVQCLVLCPTRELAVQVSGEIQKLGKYKRGLAVVPIYGGSSYDRQFRALERGVQIVIGTPGRVMDHIERGTLKLEHCKMIILDEADEMLDMGFRDDIETVLKKMPEDRQTVFFSATMSKPIMEMTKRYQKDPQIVKVNHQEMTVTNIEQSYFEVRGPQKKDVLTRLIDMYNIKSGIVFANTKRMVDEIVGDLQAKGYFAEGLHGDMGQQQRQNTLDKFRKGTLEILVATDVAARGIDVDNVEVVVNYDLPADEEYYVHRIGRTGRAGKQGKAFTFVSGRDIYKLRDIMRFTKATIKQERVPSFEDVSEVKTTLMLNSIKEVIEKGNLDKYVARVQRLIDQDQEDGITSLDVAAALLKMTMKEDKRAQESLDASRTQGAARAGFTRLFVTMGKKDRLHPRDIVDLIAENTSLTASKVGDIALYDKFSFVEVPNEFVEEVVSQLGRSSIQGRPVAFNIATPRQEGDAQQEGGNRGGFGGERPRRGPGGFGGGERREGGGSYGGNRGGSYGDRREGGSSYGGNRGGGSYGGNRGGGSYGGGSYGGGNRREGGSSYGGGYKGKRSDD; translated from the coding sequence ATGGAAAACGAAACCGTTAAGACCAAGTTCAGCGAGCTGACCCTCTCTGAAGAAATGCAGCGTGCCATCACCGAAGTTGGCTACGAAGAAGCATCCCCCATCCAGGCCGCCGGCATTCCGGTCCTGCTCCAGGGCCGCGACGTAATCGGCCAGGCCCAGACCGGCACCGGCAAAACCGCCGCCTTCTCCATCCCCGCCATTGAGCGCATCGACACCGATTCGCGCGAAGTGCAGTGCCTCGTGCTCTGCCCCACCCGCGAGCTGGCGGTGCAGGTTTCGGGCGAAATCCAGAAACTGGGTAAATACAAGCGTGGTCTGGCCGTGGTGCCCATCTACGGTGGCTCCTCGTACGACCGGCAGTTCCGCGCCCTAGAGCGTGGCGTGCAGATCGTAATTGGTACCCCCGGCCGCGTAATGGACCACATCGAGCGTGGTACGCTCAAGCTGGAGCATTGCAAAATGATCATCCTCGATGAGGCCGACGAAATGCTCGACATGGGCTTCCGCGACGACATCGAGACGGTGCTCAAGAAAATGCCCGAAGACCGCCAGACGGTATTCTTCTCGGCTACCATGAGCAAGCCGATCATGGAGATGACCAAGCGCTACCAGAAGGATCCGCAGATCGTGAAGGTGAACCATCAGGAAATGACGGTTACCAACATCGAGCAGAGCTACTTCGAGGTGCGCGGTCCGCAGAAAAAAGACGTGCTGACCCGTCTCATCGACATGTACAACATCAAGTCGGGCATCGTCTTCGCCAACACGAAGCGCATGGTCGACGAGATTGTGGGCGACCTGCAAGCCAAAGGCTACTTCGCCGAAGGTCTGCACGGCGACATGGGCCAGCAGCAGCGCCAGAACACGCTCGATAAATTCCGCAAAGGTACCCTCGAAATCCTGGTAGCTACCGACGTAGCCGCCCGCGGTATCGACGTGGACAACGTGGAAGTGGTAGTAAACTACGACCTGCCCGCCGACGAGGAATACTACGTGCACCGCATCGGCCGTACCGGCCGCGCCGGCAAGCAGGGCAAGGCCTTCACCTTCGTGAGCGGCCGCGACATCTACAAGCTGCGCGACATCATGCGCTTCACCAAAGCCACCATCAAGCAGGAGCGCGTGCCGTCCTTCGAAGATGTGTCGGAGGTGAAAACCACGCTGATGCTCAACTCCATCAAGGAGGTGATTGAGAAAGGCAACCTCGACAAGTACGTGGCCCGCGTGCAGCGCCTTATCGACCAGGACCAGGAGGATGGCATCACGTCGCTGGACGTAGCCGCCGCCCTGCTCAAGATGACGATGAAGGAAGACAAGCGCGCCCAGGAAAGCCTCGACGCCAGTCGTACCCAGGGTGCCGCCCGCGCCGGCTTCACCCGTCTGTTCGTGACGATGGGCAAGAAGGACCGTCTGCACCCCCGCGACATCGTGGACCTGATTGCCGAAAACACCAGCCTCACGGCCAGCAAAGTCGGCGACATTGCCCTCTACGACAAGTTCAGCTTCGTGGAAGTACCGAATGAGTTCGTGGAAGAAGTGGTGAGCCAGCTCGGCCGCAGCTCCATCCAGGGTCGTCCGGTAGCCTTCAACATTGCTACGCCCCGCCAGGAAGGCGACGCGCAGCAGGAAGGCGGTAACCGCGGCGGCTTCGGCGGCGAGCGTCCTCGTCGGGGCCCGGGTGGGTTCGGCGGTGGTGAGCGTCGCGAAGGCGGCGGCAGCTACGGCGGCAACCGCGGCGGTAGCTACGGCGACCGTCGGGAAGGTGGCAGCAGCTACGGCGGCAACCGCGGTGGCGGCTCCTATGGTGGCAACCGCGGTGGCGGTAGCTACGGCGGCGGCTCCTACGGCGGTGGCAACCGCCGCGAAGGTGGCAGCAGCTACGGCGGCGGCTACAAAGGCAAGCGCAGCGACGACTAA
- a CDS encoding PA2169 family four-helix-bundle protein, whose protein sequence is MDAKVMQAGLNELIETLKDGQKGYAEAMTDVEDADLKETFKKYAAQRSSYITELEDQMHKLNLHPEEESSITGTIHRAFINLKGLVTSKDRHSILAECERGEDYAKGAYEKAQKIQDIPADLKAIITKQAAGIKQGHDEIRDLRDAAKK, encoded by the coding sequence ATGGACGCTAAAGTAATGCAAGCCGGCCTCAACGAACTGATTGAAACGCTGAAGGATGGCCAGAAAGGCTACGCCGAAGCCATGACCGACGTAGAGGACGCCGACCTGAAAGAGACGTTCAAGAAATACGCCGCTCAGCGTTCTTCCTATATCACCGAGCTGGAAGACCAGATGCACAAGCTCAACCTGCACCCCGAGGAAGAGTCGTCCATCACCGGCACCATTCACCGCGCCTTCATCAACCTCAAAGGCCTGGTAACCAGCAAAGACCGCCACAGCATTCTGGCTGAGTGTGAGCGGGGCGAAGACTACGCCAAGGGCGCTTACGAGAAAGCTCAGAAAATACAGGACATTCCAGCCGACCTCAAAGCCATCATCACGAAGCAGGCCGCAGGCATCAAGCAGGGCCACGACGAAATCCGTGACCTGCGCGACGCAGCCAAGAAATAA